GCTGTATTGATGGTGCTGTTTTGCATAACATAAGCACCCTGATCAGCAAAAGATTGCACCTTTTTAGTCTGGCCAATCATGACAACTTTAATTGCGGGATTCAGCGAATGAATAAAAGCAATTAACTCAATTATCTGTCCGGCGGAGAAATCTTTATCTTCCGCACCAGAGAATGGATTAATTGCAATAATAATATCACTGTTGCTGTAGTCTAAGTTATGCTCAATTCTGTTGCGTTCGTCATGGCTGGTGCCGAGGCGATAGGGAATAATATCCGCATCGACATTAAACAAACGTAATATTTTCTTATGACGCTCAGTGATGTGCTGCTCTTCATTGAGATACTCAATGGGAATGTTGTAGATATTAAGGCCGTTCTTGTTGAAACCAACATGGTGGCGTGCTTTCAGACGCCACGCCAGTTTAAGGCGTTCGAAATCATGCACGTCGTCAACGTCAATAACTACATCAAATTTCTCAGCCCGCAACTCATTCAGAGACATTCTTTTTTTATAAAGAATAACCTTGTCGAGGTATGGACAGTTTCTCAACATTTCGCAGCATAAAGGCCCGGTGAGAACAGAAACGTGATACCCCCGTTCCGCCAGAAGATGAGCAGTACCAGTAGAAACAACCATATCACCAATTTTATCGTCCAGGCGCAGTAACAGCACTTTGCGCACGGCTAATGGATCAAATGTCCGTTCAAAACGTTGTGTTTTTAAAAAAGAAATTAATGCAGATTTCTTAATTTCCCTTAGAAAATTATTTTTGGTTCTGTTTATCTTGCGCAGGAAACTCATAAAACACCCATTATAACTGTCTTACTTCGCTAATGGCTGCATGCGTAGGCCGTTCATTCGGCAGAGTAAACGGCATAACATCTAACCGGGCTACTTTTTTTTGTGATCGTGTAACAGAGTACCTTCTTTTTGATAATAATTAAACTTGCATATGATTGTTGATGTAACACTTTTTAGGCTATCTATATGCAACTCTTCACGGCAGTTCTGCTGATGACACAGAACTCACTATGAGTGGGTCTATGCTTATGTCTGCCTCGATAGCAACTGAAGGCGCGCATTGAGATAATGAGTAATCCGCATCAACCGATATGGAAGTAAGCACTTCATTTTGCGGATGAACGTTAACAACTACCTGCATTGAAGGTTTATAACGGGCTTCAGGCCGTAAGGCTGACGCCGACGAGTGGTAGTGAGTCTGAGCGTAAAAAGTAGCGCTGCTGCTGGGCATGGCTATGAAACATGTTTAAAAAGCCCGCCGATATTTCATCACCCGGCGCTTTTATTAGTGAATCAGAAAGAAAACGCGCCACGCGGAAAACATTCCTCAGGCGTATGCCCTGCATTTCCCCCTTTTAAGAGGAAGAGGGGAGAATGCGGCTTTTTTGCTTTTTTCACGCCCGAATCACTAAGCCTCTGCCCCTGGCTCCTGGAAACTGTGCAAACTGATGTGGCCGTCAGACATCCTGAAGCCGTTTTTGCCGGCGCGTTTGGTCTCATACAGCGCGTGATCGGCGTGGCGCAACCATTCCGACGCTGATGTCGCCACTTTTGCTGATGCGATACCAATACTGACGGTGCAGCGATAGACTTCATCGCAGGGAAGGCGGATTTTCTCTATTCTCTCAAGCATCTTTGCGGCCAGCTGGAAAGCATTATGCTCATCACTGTGATGGATTATTACCGCCAGCTCATCGCCGCCAAATCTTGCCGGCACATCTTTTGCGCTGATGACATCGCGCAACGCCTCAGAGACTTCAGCCAGCAAAAAATCACCAACCTCATGACCGTAGCTATCATTTACCTGCTTAAAATTATCAACATCCAGCAGCATCAGGTATGCCGTATGGGTGCCCCGCTGCGATTGCAGCCAGGCGCTGGCCAGCCGCTGTTCGAACAGGCGGCGGTTCGGAATATGCAGACGGGGATCCAGTAATGCTACTCGCTCAAACTCCCGGCTTTTATCACGCAGCCGCACGGTCAGCTGGCGTGAGAGGATACTTAGCGCCACCAGGTAAACGGTGGCCAGCGGCAGCGTAAGCCAGACGGTCTTCGCGCTGAAATTTAAACGGATCGGGCATCCTGTAGCGGACCAGACGATAATAAACGTCAGGCAGAAAGCGAACAGCGCAGGCCTCAGCTGCTTCCATCCGCCCGCGGCGTATCGGTCAGAAATTTGAATCGCCAGAATGACGCAAGAGGGGATGGGGCTGATGCCCATTAACGCCACCCACATCCCACCCCACAAAGCATCGATGGTCAGGCTGCGTTGTTCGACCTTGACCAGATCTTTCGAGCGGGTGCTTAGCAGATAAGCGGCGGCGGGCCACAGAAAAGCATTTAATCCCAGCATGACTAATGTGATTTTCCCGGCACCGTTTTCCAGCAGCACTGACATTATCGGAAAAAAGCACAAAAATGTTCCCAGCTGACGCATCAGAAACATGCGACGAACAAAGCGCAAGCTGCGGATCTTTAAATATTCGTCATCATTGGGAAGCAAGATCATAACACCAGCCGGCGGCATACGTTGAATAAGGGTCAATTTAGCAAAAATCCGCAGAGGAATGGCACTATTTAACGGGCGTGCAGCGAATATGTTGCTTTTCTGACTTAAGATGTTTTGTCAGCCTGCATATCCGGCAGAAAAACGTATCTGATCGCCTGGGCTGGCTGATAGTGTGATAAACACGCCGGGGCTTTTTTCCCCTTAATTTCAGTATACTGACACGCCAATATCCTGCGGAGTGCGGCATGAATCCTCAATATGCACGTCTGGTTAATGCAGCAGCGGTTGCGGCAACGGTTCTGGCTTCGCTACTGCTCATTATCAAAATATTTGCCTGGTGGTATACCGGCTCGGTTAGCGTGCTGGCAGCGCTGGTCGATTCACTGGTCGATATCGCCGCCTCGCTGACCAATCTGCTGGTGGTGCGTTACTCACTGCAACCGGCTGATGCTGAACATACGTTTGGCCATGGTAAAGCGGAGTCGCTGGCGGCGCTGGCGCAAAGCATGTTTATCTCTGGTTCAGCACTGTTTCTGTTTCTTACCGGCATTCAGCACCTTGCACAGCCGGCAACCCTGCATGCGCCACTGGTGGGGATAATTGTGACGGTGATTGCGCTGTTCTCCACGCTGGGGCTGGTGGCTTTTCAACGTTGGGTGGTGCGCAAAACCCGCAGCCAGGCGATTCGTGCTGATATGCTGCACTATCAATCCGATGTGGTAATGAATGGCGCAATTTTGATCGCACTGGCGTTAAGCTGGTATGGTTTCTCACGCGCCGATGCGCTGTTTGCGCTGGGTATCGGGGTATGGATCCTCTATAGCGCGCTGCGTATGGGTTACGAAGCGGTACAATCTTTACTGGATCGTGCTTTACCCGACGATGAACGTAATGAGATTATTGATATTGTCTCTTCGTGGCCTGGGGTCAGTGGCGCCCATGAGTTACGCACGCGCCAGTCGGGTCCGACGCGCTTTATCCAGCTCCATCTGGAGATGGATGACCATCTGCCGCTGGTGCAGGCACATCTGGTGGCCGAGCAGGTTGAACAGGCATTGCTGCGGCGGTTTCCCGGAGCAGATATTATTATTCACCAGGATCCCTGTTCGGTGGTTCCGGCTGAGCGGCAGGGGTTTTTCGAGTTATAACCTAAGGTTATTAAGCAGATAGCGGATGAATAGTTCAAAGCGAGAGGCTAAGCAGATATTTTTGCCGAAACTTGTCTGACCTGAATCAATTCAGCCAGAAGTGTTTGATATACTATGTGTCATTATCAGGCGATAAGCTCGCTATCTGTTTTTACGCGCCGTGGCCTTCCGGCGTACTGAATTCATCACTTTGCATCAACAAGTTCAGAGGTTGTCATGATCAAAAAAATCGGTGTACTGACAAGTGGCGGTGACGCTCCGGGAATGAACGCAGCTATTCGTGGGGTCGTTCGCGCGGCACTGAGTGAAGGTCTGGAAGTTTTTGGTATTTATGATGGCTATCTGGGCTTGTATGAAGATCGCATGACCAATCTCGATCGCTATAGCGTGTCCGATATGATTAACCGTGGCGGCACTTTCCTCGGCTCCGCGCGTTTTCCGGAGTTCCGCAATGATGAAGTGCGTATGGTCGCGATTGATAATATGAAAAAGCGTGGCATTGATGCGCTGGTGGTGATTGGCGGCGATGGCTCCTATATGGGCGCCAAACGTCTGACCGAGATGGGTTTCCCCTGCATCGGCCTGCCAGGCACCATTGATAACGACGTTGCCGGTACTGACTACACCATCGGCTATTTCACCGCGCTGGAAACGGTAGTTGAAGCAATTGACCGTCTGCGCGATACCTCTTCCTCGCACCAGCGTATTTCGATTGTAGAGGTGATGGGCCGTTACTGTGGCGATTTGACGCTGGCGGCAGCGATTGCTGGCGGCTGTGAGTTTATCGTGCTGCCGGAAATCCCTTACACCCGTGAAGAGCTGGTGGAGGAGATCAAAGCGGGCATCGCCAAAGGTAAAAAGCATGCGATCGTGGCGATCACTGAGCATATCTGTGATATCGATGATCTGGCGAAGTTTATTGAAGCAGAAACTAAACGTGAAACTCGCGCCACGGTGCTGGGCCATATTCAGCGTGGCGGTGCGCCGGTAGCCTACGACCGTATTCTGGCCTCACGTATGGGCGCTTACTCTATCGAACTGCTGTTGCAGGGCTATGGCGGACGTTGTGTCGGTATTCAGAATGAGAAGATGGTGCATCATGACATTATTGATGCCATTGAAAATATGAAGCGTCCGTTTAAAGGCGACTGGCTGGATACGGCGAAAAAACTCTACTGATTGCGTTTCAGACAGAGGCGCTGCAGGTTCAGCGCCTTTGTTATGCAAAGATATATTCCATTAAGATATAAAGGTTACTTTTTAATTCTTTAAATCACCGATAACTTTGTGTCACGCTTCTCGCATAACAACATTGGGAGTGTGT
This is a stretch of genomic DNA from Winslowiella toletana. It encodes these proteins:
- the pfkA gene encoding 6-phosphofructokinase, translated to MIKKIGVLTSGGDAPGMNAAIRGVVRAALSEGLEVFGIYDGYLGLYEDRMTNLDRYSVSDMINRGGTFLGSARFPEFRNDEVRMVAIDNMKKRGIDALVVIGGDGSYMGAKRLTEMGFPCIGLPGTIDNDVAGTDYTIGYFTALETVVEAIDRLRDTSSSHQRISIVEVMGRYCGDLTLAAAIAGGCEFIVLPEIPYTREELVEEIKAGIAKGKKHAIVAITEHICDIDDLAKFIEAETKRETRATVLGHIQRGGAPVAYDRILASRMGAYSIELLLQGYGGRCVGIQNEKMVHHDIIDAIENMKRPFKGDWLDTAKKLY
- a CDS encoding diguanylate cyclase encodes the protein MILLPNDDEYLKIRSLRFVRRMFLMRQLGTFLCFFPIMSVLLENGAGKITLVMLGLNAFLWPAAAYLLSTRSKDLVKVEQRSLTIDALWGGMWVALMGISPIPSCVILAIQISDRYAAGGWKQLRPALFAFCLTFIIVWSATGCPIRLNFSAKTVWLTLPLATVYLVALSILSRQLTVRLRDKSREFERVALLDPRLHIPNRRLFEQRLASAWLQSQRGTHTAYLMLLDVDNFKQVNDSYGHEVGDFLLAEVSEALRDVISAKDVPARFGGDELAVIIHHSDEHNAFQLAAKMLERIEKIRLPCDEVYRCTVSIGIASAKVATSASEWLRHADHALYETKRAGKNGFRMSDGHISLHSFQEPGAEA
- a CDS encoding glycosyltransferase family 9 protein, translated to MSFLRKINRTKNNFLREIKKSALISFLKTQRFERTFDPLAVRKVLLLRLDDKIGDMVVSTGTAHLLAERGYHVSVLTGPLCCEMLRNCPYLDKVILYKKRMSLNELRAEKFDVVIDVDDVHDFERLKLAWRLKARHHVGFNKNGLNIYNIPIEYLNEEQHITERHKKILRLFNVDADIIPYRLGTSHDERNRIEHNLDYSNSDIIIAINPFSGAEDKDFSAGQIIELIAFIHSLNPAIKVVMIGQTKKVQSFADQGAYVMQNSTINTAIETVRISDVVVSTDTSIVHIANAINRQLVSIYNKRKLKDTGLSGYKIWAPNYERATQIVIEDAQVSDYVISNAFPFIKAAVEALERDLSGENHERH
- the fieF gene encoding CDF family cation-efflux transporter FieF (FieF, a metal efflux transporter, is a member of the CDF (cation diffusion facilitator) family of transporters.) yields the protein MNPQYARLVNAAAVAATVLASLLLIIKIFAWWYTGSVSVLAALVDSLVDIAASLTNLLVVRYSLQPADAEHTFGHGKAESLAALAQSMFISGSALFLFLTGIQHLAQPATLHAPLVGIIVTVIALFSTLGLVAFQRWVVRKTRSQAIRADMLHYQSDVVMNGAILIALALSWYGFSRADALFALGIGVWILYSALRMGYEAVQSLLDRALPDDERNEIIDIVSSWPGVSGAHELRTRQSGPTRFIQLHLEMDDHLPLVQAHLVAEQVEQALLRRFPGADIIIHQDPCSVVPAERQGFFEL